From one Ochrobactrum vermis genomic stretch:
- a CDS encoding 3-hydroxyacyl-CoA dehydrogenase has protein sequence MQIKDRVFLITGASSGLGAAVAKMAVDSGGKVVLLDVNSEAGEAQAKTLGAVARFHRTDVTSDADGKAAIAAALEAFGRIDVLVNCAGVAPGEKVLGRDGAHKLESFARAISINLIGTFNMLRLASEAMAKNEPSEDGERGVIINTASVAAFDGQIGQAAYSASKGGVAAMTLPVARELARHGIRVMTIAPGIFATPMMAGMPQEVQDALGASVPFPPRLGRPAEYAALARHIVENQMLNGEVIRLDGALRMAAK, from the coding sequence ATGCAGATTAAGGATCGGGTATTTCTGATTACCGGCGCAAGCTCTGGCCTCGGTGCTGCGGTTGCGAAAATGGCAGTCGATTCCGGTGGCAAAGTCGTACTTCTCGATGTGAATTCGGAAGCGGGCGAAGCACAGGCCAAGACGTTAGGTGCGGTCGCAAGATTTCACCGCACCGACGTCACCAGCGATGCGGATGGCAAAGCCGCTATCGCTGCCGCACTTGAGGCTTTCGGGCGCATCGATGTACTCGTCAATTGTGCCGGTGTAGCACCGGGTGAAAAGGTTCTTGGTCGCGACGGCGCGCACAAACTGGAAAGCTTCGCACGCGCGATCTCGATCAATTTGATCGGAACGTTCAATATGCTGCGGCTTGCCTCCGAGGCCATGGCGAAGAATGAACCTAGCGAAGATGGAGAACGCGGCGTCATCATCAATACGGCGTCGGTTGCAGCCTTTGATGGCCAGATCGGACAGGCCGCCTATTCTGCATCCAAGGGCGGCGTTGCTGCCATGACCTTGCCGGTCGCTCGCGAACTTGCACGTCACGGCATTCGTGTCATGACCATCGCTCCGGGAATTTTCGCAACACCCATGATGGCCGGCATGCCGCAGGAAGTACAGGATGCCCTTGGTGCCTCCGTACCATTTCCGCCTCGCCTCGGACGTCCGGCAGAATATGCGGCTCTTGCCCGCCACATCGTGGAAAACCAGATGCTCAACGGCGAAGTCATCCGTCTGGATGGCGCGCTGCGCATGGCAGCAAAGTAA
- a CDS encoding acetyl-CoA C-acyltransferase, giving the protein MSNSDPIVIVGASRTPMGGFQGDFTNAQATDLGAAAIRGALAGAGLAPEAVEDVYMGCVLPAGQGQAPARQASIKAGLPVSTGATTVNKMCGSGMKATMLAHDLLLAGSADVIVSGGMESMTNSPYLLPKARGGYRMGHGQILDHMFLDGLEDAYDKGRLMGTFAEDCAQAYQFTREAQDEFAIASLTRAQNAIKNGLFAAEITPVTVKAGRNELEISIDEQPGKAKLDKIPTLRPAFREDGTVTAANSSSISDGAAALVLMRASEAEKRGLTPRAVLVGHATHADKPNLYPTAPIGAINKLSAKISWNLKDVDLFEINEAFAVVTMAAMRDLDLPHDKVNIHGGACALGHPIGASGARILVTLLAALETHGLKRGVAGICLGGGEATAVGIERII; this is encoded by the coding sequence ATGTCCAACAGCGATCCTATTGTCATTGTCGGCGCTTCCCGTACTCCTATGGGCGGCTTTCAGGGCGATTTCACCAACGCCCAGGCAACTGACCTCGGTGCAGCCGCCATTCGCGGTGCGCTCGCAGGAGCGGGCCTTGCACCGGAAGCGGTCGAGGATGTCTATATGGGCTGTGTCCTGCCTGCAGGTCAGGGACAGGCTCCAGCGCGACAGGCCTCGATCAAGGCCGGATTGCCGGTTTCTACAGGTGCAACGACCGTCAACAAAATGTGCGGCTCGGGCATGAAGGCAACCATGCTTGCGCATGATCTGCTGCTGGCTGGTTCTGCCGACGTGATCGTATCGGGCGGCATGGAAAGCATGACCAATTCGCCCTATCTGCTGCCCAAGGCGCGTGGCGGATACCGGATGGGGCACGGCCAGATTCTGGACCATATGTTCCTTGATGGGCTTGAAGATGCTTACGACAAGGGCCGTCTCATGGGCACCTTCGCCGAAGATTGCGCGCAGGCCTATCAGTTCACCCGCGAAGCTCAGGATGAATTCGCTATAGCCTCGCTGACGCGTGCACAAAACGCCATCAAGAATGGTCTCTTCGCTGCTGAGATTACGCCGGTGACTGTGAAGGCTGGGCGCAACGAGCTTGAAATTTCTATCGATGAACAGCCCGGCAAGGCGAAACTGGACAAGATTCCGACACTGCGCCCAGCGTTTCGCGAAGACGGCACCGTGACTGCCGCCAACTCCTCCTCTATCTCCGATGGTGCTGCAGCGCTCGTTCTCATGCGTGCCTCCGAAGCAGAAAAGCGCGGGCTTACCCCGCGTGCGGTTCTGGTCGGCCATGCGACCCATGCCGATAAGCCGAACCTTTACCCCACGGCCCCTATCGGTGCCATAAACAAACTTTCTGCGAAAATTAGCTGGAACTTGAAGGATGTCGATCTCTTCGAGATTAATGAAGCTTTTGCAGTCGTTACCATGGCTGCGATGCGCGACCTCGACCTGCCGCACGACAAAGTCAATATTCACGGCGGAGCCTGCGCCCTCGGCCATCCTATCGGTGCATCGGGTGCGCGTATCCTTGTCACCCTTCTCGCAGCCCTTGAAACCCACGGCCTGAAGCGGGGCGTAGCTGGTATCTGTCTTGGTGGTGGTGAAGCGACCGCCGTCGGCATAGAGAGGATCATCTGA